TTCGCGGCTGGCGTTTTCGTCGAACGGTCTTTTTTTTGGTAGCCATAATAAAAAAGGGGGATGCAGCATCCCCCTTGTGCGCATGAGGTGAAAGGATCAGGCAGCCGTTTTATTCAGGCCCTTAAGCAATTCCCACCCTTTGAGCAAATCCAGGGCCCGAAGCAGCTGATAGTCTTTTTCAATGATCTTATCCGACGACACCGGGCTCGCAGGAATTTGTTTATTTTCCGGCTCACCTTGAGTTTTACCTTCGATTTCAAAATGATTGTCCAGATCTTTTTCACGGACACTGAAACCGTCCTGGACCTCCGTCAACGCCATCGGTCGCACAACAATATCAGGCGTAATCCCCTTGGCCTGAATGGAGGAACCCGAGGGCGTGTAGTAGCGCGCCGTGGTAAGACGCAAACCCGCTTCATTTTCCAGCGAAATAACGGTTTGCACGGAACCCTTACCAAAGCTCTGGGTACCGAGAATAACAGCACGTCTGTTGTCCTGCAGAGCGCCTGCGACAATTTCTGAGGCGCTGGCGCTGCCACCATTAATAAGCACCACCATGGGGTAATCGGCTTCGGTACCCATGCGATGCGCTTCAAACCGCATCCGACTGTCCTCGATCCGTCCCTCGGTGTAAACGATCAGGCCCTGGCGAAGGAACAGATCGGCGACGTCCGCCGCCTGTTCAAGAAGGCCGCCGGGATTGTTGCGCAGATCAAGGATCAAGCCTCGAAGCTCACCCTTGTTTTCGGCTCGCAAGGTTTTAAGAGCCGCTTTGAGATCCTTGCCTGAACGCTCCTGAAACTGGGCGAGCCGCACATAACCGAAACCATCGTCGAGCAGACGCGATTTAACGCTTTTGACCTTGATGATCTCCCGGGTCAGAGTGATTTCCCGCGGTTTATCGAAAGCCTCGCGCATAATGGTGATGGTAACCTGAGTGCCGGAGGCACCGCGCATCAACTTGACGGCTTCCATGATGGACAAGTCTTTGGTCAGTCGATCCCCGATCTTGACGATCATGTCCCCGGCGGCAAGTCCCATACGGTCTGCCGGAGTATCCTCAATGGGGGAAACAATCGTCAAAACCCCCTCTTTGAGAGTGATTTCGATACCCAACCCGCCGAATTCGCCTGACGTATCGATCTGCATTTCGCGAAACATATCGGGAGAAAGATAGGACGAATGTGGATCGAGGACACCAAGCATACCGTTAATGGCGCCTTCGATGAGCTTGTCCATAGAAACTTCCTCGACATAGCTTTTCTGGATAATCGTCAAAACATCGGTGAATTGCTCCAGTTCTTCATAGGGCGTGCCGGTTTTTGCTTCGCTGCAACCGACAAAAAGGTTCGCCACCCAGCATCCCAGAACCAGGGTCAACAGCAAAAACACGCCGATCCGTTTTCCCTTCGTCATGAACATATCTCCTTCCCTGTGGAGTCTGTCGGACTATCCATGATCCTGCTGCAAATTCGGCCGGTATAGTTCGACACACTCCTATACATCATGAACGCGGCTTGAGCCACTGAAGGGGGTCCAGCGGCGTACCACGTTGCCTGATCTCAAAATAAACCGTATCACTGCCTCCAAAGCCGGAGAGACCGACCTTGTC
This DNA window, taken from Syntrophotalea carbinolica DSM 2380, encodes the following:
- a CDS encoding S41 family peptidase; translation: MFMTKGKRIGVFLLLTLVLGCWVANLFVGCSEAKTGTPYEELEQFTDVLTIIQKSYVEEVSMDKLIEGAINGMLGVLDPHSSYLSPDMFREMQIDTSGEFGGLGIEITLKEGVLTIVSPIEDTPADRMGLAAGDMIVKIGDRLTKDLSIMEAVKLMRGASGTQVTITIMREAFDKPREITLTREIIKVKSVKSRLLDDGFGYVRLAQFQERSGKDLKAALKTLRAENKGELRGLILDLRNNPGGLLEQAADVADLFLRQGLIVYTEGRIEDSRMRFEAHRMGTEADYPMVVLINGGSASASEIVAGALQDNRRAVILGTQSFGKGSVQTVISLENEAGLRLTTARYYTPSGSSIQAKGITPDIVVRPMALTEVQDGFSVREKDLDNHFEIEGKTQGEPENKQIPASPVSSDKIIEKDYQLLRALDLLKGWELLKGLNKTAA